From one Caldichromatium japonicum genomic stretch:
- a CDS encoding AAA family ATPase — MKPQPANGPTALVERFQALRLQLSEAVLGQPLLIERLLIALLADGHLLVEGAPGLAKTTTIKQLAAGLQADFHRIQFTPDLLPADLTGTEVYRPQDGSFRFEPGPIFHHLILADEVNRAPAKVQSALLEAMGERQVTVGRKTYRLPELFLVMATQNPIEQEGTYPLPEAQLDRFLMLVRIDYPDLETERAILKLNRAQAKAPSPLPAVVLSQAEIFAARRALLELYLAREVEDYLLHLVIATRWPQRYAPELADWVRFGASPRATLALDRCARARAWLLGRDFVSPEDIQTLACDVLRHRVLLSYEAEAEGRRSDELIDLLLKRVPAP, encoded by the coding sequence ATGAAGCCCCAGCCGGCAAACGGTCCCACCGCACTTGTCGAGCGTTTTCAGGCCCTGCGCCTGCAGCTGAGTGAGGCGGTTCTGGGGCAGCCCTTATTGATCGAGCGTCTGCTCATCGCCCTGCTCGCCGACGGTCATCTGTTGGTTGAGGGTGCACCTGGACTCGCCAAGACCACGACGATCAAACAATTGGCGGCAGGGCTTCAAGCCGATTTCCATCGCATCCAGTTCACCCCTGATCTCTTGCCTGCAGATCTCACAGGTACAGAGGTCTACCGGCCTCAAGATGGGAGCTTTCGCTTCGAGCCCGGGCCGATCTTTCATCATCTGATCCTCGCCGATGAGGTCAACCGCGCCCCCGCCAAGGTCCAATCCGCCCTACTGGAGGCCATGGGCGAGCGTCAGGTAACCGTCGGACGCAAGACCTATCGCCTGCCCGAACTCTTTCTGGTGATGGCGACCCAAAACCCGATCGAACAAGAAGGGACCTACCCCTTGCCCGAGGCCCAACTCGATCGATTTCTGATGCTAGTGCGCATCGATTATCCGGACCTTGAGACCGAGCGCGCGATCCTCAAGCTCAACCGCGCCCAGGCCAAGGCCCCATCTCCCCTACCAGCGGTTGTCTTAAGTCAGGCCGAGATCTTCGCTGCGCGTCGTGCCCTGCTTGAGCTTTACCTAGCGCGCGAGGTCGAGGACTATCTCTTGCATCTGGTGATTGCCACCCGCTGGCCGCAGCGCTATGCCCCCGAGCTTGCCGACTGGGTGCGGTTTGGCGCAAGCCCGCGGGCGACCCTGGCGCTCGACCGCTGCGCCCGCGCGCGTGCCTGGCTGTTAGGGCGCGATTTCGTCTCGCCTGAGGATATCCAGACGCTTGCCTGCGATGTCTTGCGCCATCGCGTCTTGTTGTCCTATGAGGCGGAGGCCGAGGGGCGGCGCAGCGATGAGTTGATCGACCTGTTGCTCAAGCGGGTGCCTGCGCCCTGA
- the accC gene encoding acetyl-CoA carboxylase biotin carboxylase subunit: MIEKILIANRGEIALRVLRACRELGIKTVAVHSEADRHLKHVLLADESVCIGPAPAQQSYLNIPAIISAAEITDTVAIHPGYGFLSENADFAERVEKSGFIFIGPRPETIRLMGDKVSAIAAMKEAGVPCVPGSDGPIDDNPKRTIEIARQIGYPIMIKAAGGGGGRGMRVVHSEAALLNAIALTRAEAAAAFNNDTVYLEKFLENPRHIEFQVLADQHGNAIYLGERDCSMQRRHQKVVEEAPAPGITEAQRRAIGERCAAACRAIGYRGAGTFEFLYENGQFYFIEMNTRVQVEHPVTEMVTGVDIVKEQILIAAGELLRYQQEDIQIRGHAIECRINAEHPETFMPSPGKVTEFHAPGGPGVRIDTHLYAGYTVPCHYDSMIGKLIVHGEDRASAIARMCNALRELVIEGIDTNIKLQRTIMRDGAFLAGGTNIHYLEKMLGR, from the coding sequence ATGATCGAAAAGATTTTGATCGCCAACCGCGGCGAGATCGCACTCCGTGTCTTGCGCGCCTGTCGCGAGCTCGGCATCAAGACGGTCGCCGTGCATTCCGAGGCCGATCGTCATCTCAAGCATGTCCTTTTGGCCGATGAGTCGGTCTGCATCGGGCCGGCACCCGCACAGCAGAGCTATCTCAACATCCCCGCCATCATCAGCGCCGCCGAGATCACGGATACGGTCGCCATCCACCCGGGCTATGGGTTCTTATCAGAGAATGCTGACTTCGCCGAGCGGGTGGAGAAATCGGGGTTTATCTTCATTGGACCGCGCCCCGAGACCATTCGCCTGATGGGCGATAAGGTCTCGGCGATCGCCGCGATGAAGGAGGCTGGTGTGCCCTGTGTCCCTGGCTCGGACGGGCCGATCGACGACAATCCCAAGCGCACCATCGAGATCGCGCGGCAGATCGGCTATCCGATCATGATCAAGGCCGCTGGCGGCGGTGGTGGGCGCGGGATGCGGGTGGTCCATTCCGAGGCGGCGCTGCTCAACGCCATCGCCCTGACCCGCGCCGAGGCGGCGGCTGCGTTTAACAACGATACAGTCTATCTCGAGAAGTTTCTCGAAAACCCGAGACATATCGAGTTTCAGGTGCTTGCCGACCAGCATGGCAATGCCATCTATCTCGGCGAGCGCGACTGTTCCATGCAGCGCCGGCATCAAAAGGTTGTCGAGGAGGCACCGGCGCCAGGGATCACCGAGGCGCAGCGTCGCGCCATCGGCGAGCGCTGCGCGGCGGCCTGCCGGGCGATCGGCTATCGCGGGGCGGGAACCTTCGAGTTTCTCTATGAAAACGGCCAGTTCTATTTCATCGAGATGAATACCCGCGTCCAGGTCGAGCACCCCGTCACCGAGATGGTCACGGGCGTTGACATCGTCAAGGAACAGATCCTGATCGCCGCCGGCGAGCTGCTGCGTTACCAACAAGAGGATATCCAGATCCGCGGGCATGCCATCGAGTGCCGGATCAATGCCGAACATCCAGAGACCTTCATGCCCAGCCCAGGCAAGGTCACTGAGTTCCATGCCCCGGGTGGTCCTGGGGTGCGGATCGACACCCATCTCTATGCCGGTTATACCGTGCCTTGTCACTATGACTCGATGATCGGTAAATTGATCGTCCATGGTGAGGACCGTGCCTCGGCGATCGCGCGCATGTGCAATGCCCTGCGCGAGCTGGTGATCGAGGGGATCGACACCAACATCAAGCTCCAGCGCACCATCATGCGCGATGGTGCCTTCTTAGCCGGCGGCACCAACATCCATTATCTGGAAAAGATGCTCGGGCGATGA
- the accB gene encoding acetyl-CoA carboxylase biotin carboxyl carrier protein — translation MDIRKVKKLIELLAQSDIAEIEIHEGEESVRISRYTGQPMPVYLPQGAPLSPQVAAVPHLDTLPAPSQEDEEELAGIVVRSPMVGTFYRAPAPGAKPFVEEGQAVKPGDVLCIIEAMKILNQIECEHTGIIKRILVENGQPVEYNQPLFLIT, via the coding sequence ATGGATATCCGTAAGGTCAAGAAGTTGATTGAATTGCTTGCGCAATCTGATATCGCCGAGATCGAGATCCACGAGGGCGAGGAGTCGGTGCGTATCAGCCGCTACACCGGGCAGCCCATGCCGGTCTATCTGCCCCAGGGTGCGCCGCTGTCTCCTCAGGTCGCCGCTGTGCCCCACCTTGATACCTTGCCTGCGCCGTCCCAGGAGGACGAAGAAGAACTTGCGGGCATCGTGGTGCGCTCGCCGATGGTCGGGACCTTTTATCGCGCGCCGGCCCCCGGGGCCAAACCCTTCGTCGAGGAGGGTCAGGCGGTCAAGCCAGGCGATGTCCTGTGCATCATCGAGGCGATGAAGATCCTCAATCAGATTGAATGCGAACATACGGGGATCATCAAGCGCATCCTGGTCGAAAACGGCCAGCCGGTCGAATATAACCAGCCGCTATTTTTGATCACTTGA
- the aroQ gene encoding type II 3-dehydroquinate dehydratase, which translates to MASILVLNGPNLNLLGVREPAHYGRVTLAAIEQELRTIANAAGHQLDFVQSNAESDLVEAIHQAGRDGVRFIIINPAAFTHTSIALRDALLAVAIPFIEVHLSNIYAREPFRAHSYFSDIAVGVISGLGAKGYALALQAALGRLDQEPTDETH; encoded by the coding sequence ATGGCCTCGATCCTGGTGCTGAATGGTCCCAACCTCAATCTGCTCGGCGTTCGCGAGCCGGCTCATTATGGGCGCGTCACCCTCGCTGCGATCGAACAGGAACTCAGGACCATCGCAAACGCGGCTGGACATCAACTTGACTTCGTCCAAAGCAATGCCGAATCGGACTTGGTCGAGGCTATTCACCAGGCTGGACGCGATGGTGTGCGTTTTATCATCATCAATCCAGCCGCCTTTACCCACACCAGCATCGCCCTGCGCGATGCGCTCCTGGCCGTCGCCATCCCCTTCATCGAGGTGCACCTATCGAATATCTATGCCCGCGAGCCGTTTCGCGCCCATTCGTATTTTTCAGACATCGCTGTAGGCGTGATCTCAGGGCTGGGTGCAAAGGGGTATGCGCTGGCATTACAGGCCGCGCTGGGCCGATTGGACCAAGAGCCAACCGACGAGACCCATTGA
- a CDS encoding TlpA family protein disulfide reductase — MKALKVILITVMAAGISVGTALLGQRLIGERPQTQEIAIDLDKDQIETLPDLRLKDLEGREVPSNAWAGKVLILNFWATWCPPCLEEIPRFVAAQERLRPLGIQFVGIAVDQPEEVRALLATQPINYPVLLATPEALNTAVQLGNWLEVLPFTAIFDRQGRRIHSQIGPLSDAELDRWLAPFLGSASQQKRTRAP; from the coding sequence ATGAAGGCGCTCAAGGTCATTTTGATCACGGTAATGGCCGCCGGCATCAGCGTCGGTACTGCATTGCTCGGGCAGCGGTTGATCGGGGAGCGGCCTCAGACTCAGGAGATAGCCATTGATCTAGACAAGGATCAGATCGAGACCCTGCCTGACTTGCGTTTGAAGGATCTGGAAGGGCGCGAGGTCCCAAGCAACGCCTGGGCAGGCAAGGTCCTGATATTGAACTTCTGGGCGACCTGGTGCCCGCCATGTCTTGAGGAGATCCCGCGTTTTGTGGCAGCTCAGGAGCGCCTGCGCCCACTGGGCATACAGTTCGTCGGGATCGCGGTGGATCAGCCTGAGGAGGTGCGCGCCCTGCTTGCTACCCAGCCGATCAATTATCCAGTCCTTCTGGCGACGCCCGAGGCCCTGAATACCGCGGTGCAACTGGGCAATTGGCTTGAGGTCCTGCCCTTTACTGCGATCTTTGACCGCCAGGGGCGCCGCATCCACAGTCAGATTGGCCCTCTGTCTGATGCCGAGCTCGACCGCTGGCTTGCCCCCTTCCTGGGATCGGCCAGTCAGCAGAAGAGGACACGCGCACCTTGA
- the dsbD gene encoding protein-disulfide reductase DsbD, with the protein MRLHLWLALWCLCLVTGAWGDEFLSQEQAFPLHAEILDTERIRLNWEIAPGYYLYRSKLRFISQTQGIALGSPELPSAETKQDEFFGEVEIYRGQLTVELPIVRAPGTGDRLELEVGFQGCADAGFCYPPHRERMLLALPPSPVSLALAAGPGEGSSLSKGDQPRPKHLTSLLASVPQAGQPEIPEVDAAFVFDSQQIAPDRVRLNWTIAPGTYLYAERVQVTLADPAGVALGQIQRPAGVVKPEMVRPDGTVGAVEIYEGRIDLEVPLMRSDPELTEARLSVSYQGCAEIGICYPPQTREVRVALGGAPVKASPVPSQVARPMPIGKTGDQAVSPPPAEQDRIAGLLASSRLWAIVVAFFGFGLLLAFTPCVFPMVPILSGIIVGQGPEITARRAFVLSLVYVLAMALTYTLAGVLSGLLGANLQAAFQNPWVLTAFAAVFVLLALSMFGFYELQLPSALQSQLAALCNRQQGGTLLGVAIMGVLSALIVGPCVAPPLFGALAYIGQTGDGLLGGFALFALSLGMGVPLLAIGTSAGKLLPRAGAWMESVKAVFGVLLLGVAILMLERILPPALSLILWGLLLICSAVYLGALSPLKPDASGWRKLWKGLGVALLVYGALMLVGAAAGGQDTLQPLRGLIASGVGAGAEVSFKPIKTLADLEQELTQAGGRPVLLDFYADWCVSCKEMERATFSDPDVQAELRRFVLLRADVTANDAEDRALQRRFGIPGPPALLFFDAAGREHPQTRVIGFQPPAAFIAHLQGVRP; encoded by the coding sequence TTGCGACTTCACCTGTGGTTGGCCCTGTGGTGTCTATGCCTGGTGACAGGGGCCTGGGGCGATGAGTTCCTGTCGCAGGAACAGGCATTTCCGCTGCACGCCGAGATATTGGATACCGAGCGCATTCGCCTGAATTGGGAGATCGCGCCTGGCTATTATCTCTATCGCAGCAAGCTCAGGTTTATCTCGCAGACCCAAGGGATCGCGCTCGGGTCACCGGAGCTACCGTCAGCAGAGACCAAACAGGACGAGTTCTTCGGGGAAGTCGAGATCTATCGCGGTCAGCTCACCGTCGAGCTTCCAATCGTGCGTGCGCCAGGTACGGGTGATCGGTTGGAACTCGAGGTCGGCTTTCAGGGTTGTGCGGACGCCGGCTTTTGTTATCCACCGCATCGCGAGCGGATGCTGCTCGCTCTACCGCCCTCACCGGTCTCATTGGCTTTGGCTGCCGGCCCAGGCGAGGGCTCAAGCCTGTCTAAGGGCGATCAACCCAGGCCCAAACATCTGACTTCATTACTCGCCTCCGTCCCCCAAGCGGGCCAACCCGAGATCCCAGAGGTCGATGCCGCCTTTGTCTTCGACTCCCAGCAGATCGCCCCCGACCGGGTGCGTCTGAACTGGACGATCGCCCCCGGCACCTATCTCTATGCCGAGCGGGTCCAGGTGACCCTGGCCGATCCAGCGGGGGTCGCGTTGGGCCAGATCCAACGCCCGGCAGGGGTCGTCAAACCCGAGATGGTGCGACCCGATGGCACGGTAGGAGCGGTCGAGATCTATGAGGGTCGGATCGACCTGGAGGTGCCCTTAATGCGCTCCGACCCCGAGCTGACCGAGGCGCGGCTGAGCGTCAGCTATCAGGGCTGCGCCGAGATCGGGATCTGTTATCCGCCGCAGACCCGCGAGGTTCGGGTGGCGCTGGGCGGGGCGCCGGTGAAGGCATCGCCTGTCCCGAGCCAAGTCGCTCGACCAATGCCTATAGGTAAAACAGGGGATCAGGCCGTAAGCCCCCCGCCTGCCGAGCAGGACCGGATCGCTGGCTTGCTTGCCAGCAGCAGGCTCTGGGCGATCGTCGTTGCCTTTTTCGGTTTTGGCCTGCTCTTGGCCTTCACCCCCTGTGTCTTCCCGATGGTCCCAATCCTATCGGGCATCATCGTGGGCCAGGGCCCGGAGATCACCGCGCGCCGCGCCTTTGTCCTCTCGCTCGTCTATGTCCTGGCGATGGCCCTGACCTATACACTCGCCGGCGTCCTGTCGGGCTTGCTGGGGGCCAATCTCCAGGCGGCCTTCCAGAACCCCTGGGTCTTGACCGCATTCGCCGCCGTCTTCGTGCTTTTGGCCTTGTCCATGTTCGGGTTTTATGAGCTTCAGCTCCCCTCCGCCCTGCAATCGCAGCTTGCGGCGCTCTGCAACCGCCAGCAGGGCGGGACCTTGCTGGGGGTGGCGATCATGGGGGTGCTCTCGGCCCTGATCGTTGGGCCCTGTGTAGCGCCGCCCCTGTTCGGGGCCTTGGCCTATATCGGCCAGACGGGGGATGGGCTCTTAGGAGGGTTTGCGCTCTTTGCCTTGAGCCTCGGGATGGGTGTCCCGCTCCTTGCGATCGGCACTTCGGCGGGCAAGCTCCTACCGCGCGCTGGAGCCTGGATGGAGTCGGTCAAGGCGGTCTTTGGTGTCTTGCTCCTGGGGGTGGCGATCCTGATGCTCGAACGCATCCTGCCGCCTGCGCTTTCGCTGATCCTCTGGGGCCTGCTACTGATCTGCTCGGCGGTCTATCTTGGGGCTTTGAGCCCCCTTAAGCCGGATGCCAGCGGTTGGCGCAAGCTCTGGAAGGGCCTGGGGGTGGCGCTTCTGGTCTATGGGGCCCTGATGCTGGTGGGCGCAGCCGCAGGGGGGCAGGATACGCTCCAGCCGCTGCGCGGACTCATCGCAAGCGGCGTTGGCGCCGGTGCGGAGGTCTCCTTCAAGCCCATCAAGACGCTCGCCGATCTTGAGCAAGAGCTCACGCAGGCCGGCGGGCGGCCGGTGCTTCTCGATTTCTATGCCGACTGGTGCGTCTCCTGCAAAGAGATGGAGCGCGCGACCTTCAGCGACCCGGACGTCCAAGCTGAGCTTCGGCGTTTTGTGTTGCTGCGGGCCGATGTCACCGCCAATGACGCCGAGGATCGCGCCTTGCAGCGGCGTTTCGGCATCCCGGGCCCGCCGGCGCTCCTGTTTTTCGATGCCGCAGGCCGCGAGCATCCGCAGACTCGGGTCATCGGTTTTCAGCCGCCTGCCGCCTTCATCGCCCATCTTCAGGGGGTGAGGCCATGA
- the cutA gene encoding divalent-cation tolerance protein CutA codes for MSNAARLLLCTCPDQETAQRLATTLVEDRLAACINLVPGITSIYRWQGRIHQDPEVLLLLKTADERVDALMARLRALHPYEVPEIIVLPIVAGLAEYLEWVKTCVTSKQGS; via the coding sequence ATGTCAAACGCGGCTCGTTTGCTATTGTGCACCTGTCCTGATCAGGAGACGGCGCAACGTCTGGCTACAACCCTGGTTGAGGATCGTCTCGCCGCTTGTATCAATCTCGTCCCAGGGATTACCTCGATCTACCGCTGGCAAGGGCGGATTCATCAGGATCCCGAGGTCTTACTGTTGCTCAAGACCGCGGATGAAAGGGTCGATGCGTTGATGGCGCGCTTGCGGGCGTTGCATCCCTATGAGGTCCCAGAGATCATCGTCCTGCCGATCGTCGCTGGGCTTGCCGAGTATCTGGAATGGGTAAAGACATGTGTGACCAGCAAACAAGGGTCCTAG
- a CDS encoding FxsA family protein, whose product MPLLWLLIVLPLVELFVLIQVGARIGAFATIVLSLFTAALGVWLVQQQGFGILMRLQAACAEGELPALELIDGALLLIAGLCLLVPGFLTDGLGLVLLIPPFRRWLTGHVIQIYPGVRPPQRSGPRVIEGEFRRED is encoded by the coding sequence GTGCCATTGCTTTGGCTGTTGATCGTCCTTCCTTTGGTCGAGCTCTTCGTCCTCATCCAGGTGGGAGCACGGATCGGAGCGTTTGCGACCATTGTGCTCTCGCTGTTCACCGCCGCACTCGGCGTCTGGCTGGTGCAACAACAAGGATTCGGGATCCTGATGCGGCTGCAGGCGGCGTGCGCAGAGGGCGAGCTCCCGGCGCTCGAATTGATCGATGGCGCACTGCTGCTCATCGCTGGCCTCTGTCTGCTCGTGCCGGGCTTTTTGACCGATGGCCTGGGTTTGGTACTCCTGATCCCGCCGTTTCGCCGTTGGTTGACCGGACATGTCATCCAGATTTATCCCGGGGTACGCCCACCTCAACGGTCTGGACCACGGGTGATCGAGGGTGAGTTTCGGCGCGAGGATTGA